From Deltaproteobacteria bacterium, a single genomic window includes:
- a CDS encoding ABC transporter ATP-binding protein: MLKLAGVSKRFGAVEALRPLDLEIARHEWIGLFGHNGSGKTTLLRILLGLCRPTSGQLLLEGREPNDETWCDFRRTLGFMPERIRFYEHLTGAETLRYFAELRGLGAEVVAPMLESVGLTAAAERPVGEYSKGMQQRLNLAQALLGRPTVLILDEPLEGLDPQGVRDFFRLLQSGGPRTVVLSSHRLSEVGPHVNRMCVLANGEVKALGTVEELRRDLRMPVRVHIYLRDAERPLAESVLMQLGAAAVARKDHVQVAEVPQAAKTAFLLGLNAHAQMLSHLHVEEPSLEGVYFELN; this comes from the coding sequence ATGCTCAAGCTTGCAGGCGTGTCGAAGCGGTTCGGCGCTGTCGAGGCGCTGCGCCCGCTCGACCTCGAAATCGCGCGGCACGAATGGATCGGCTTGTTCGGCCACAACGGCTCGGGCAAGACCACGCTGTTGCGCATCCTGCTCGGCTTGTGCCGGCCGACGAGCGGCCAGCTCCTGCTCGAAGGGCGCGAGCCCAACGACGAAACCTGGTGTGATTTTCGGCGCACGCTGGGCTTCATGCCGGAACGGATTCGCTTCTATGAGCACCTGACGGGCGCAGAGACGCTGCGCTACTTCGCCGAACTGCGCGGCCTCGGGGCCGAAGTAGTGGCGCCGATGCTGGAGAGCGTCGGGCTGACCGCCGCCGCTGAGCGCCCCGTGGGCGAGTACTCGAAGGGTATGCAGCAGCGCCTCAACCTGGCGCAAGCGCTGTTGGGCCGACCCACGGTGCTGATTCTCGACGAACCGCTCGAAGGCCTCGACCCGCAAGGCGTGCGCGATTTCTTTCGCTTGCTGCAGTCGGGCGGCCCGCGCACGGTGGTGCTGTCGTCGCATCGCTTGTCCGAGGTCGGCCCGCACGTCAACCGGATGTGCGTGTTGGCCAACGGCGAGGTGAAGGCGCTGGGTACGGTCGAAGAACTGCGGCGCGACCTGCGCATGCCGGTGCGCGTGCACATCTACCTGCGCGATGCCGAGCGGCCGCTGGCCGAAAGCGTGCTGATGCAGCTAGGCGCGGCGGCGGTGGCGCGCAAAGACCACGTACAAGTCGCCGAGGTGCCGCAGGCCGCGAAGACCGCGTTTCTGCTCGGCCTCAACGCCCACGCGCAGATGCTCAGCCACTTGCACGTAGAGGAGCCGAGCCTGGAGGGAGTCTACTTTGAACTCAACTGA
- the nosD gene encoding nitrous oxide reductase family maturation protein NosD, with protein sequence MRTTTVLAARLLLALLAASPWGLAKAHAQVAFGTKKYDYQPADVLPEATEFERKDSYWEGYGPGAEERRSLLGYVFVTDDLVQIPGYSGHSINTLVGINPAGKIVGVKIVQHAEPIVLIGLSEQVIHDFVAQYVGKDIRDRILISDQPHEGYTRVDGISGATVTAVAENATILEAGRTVGRAVGIVKAYEVRKRRPLKQFAPHTWRDLVAVGALGQLVLKADEVGGSGSEPVLNVRFTVLDPPVIGKNLVGERYYQMVQERVEKEGGSALYICSEGELSFKGAGFARGGIFDRFSIEQGKDQFVFRDTDYLNLPEPPIEGAPALREGGIFFLKNRNFDPTQPFVFHLTIPYRVQDRRAYGTFLAPFELPAAFIEEDLPFWRTRWQASALNTVAFALFLLVTAAIFAARQQLLAYRKLLHRSIAVVAAVWVGLVLKAQPSATQILTPANAAVRRVFPFEVFLSEPMIFLFWIAIAVSLVVWGRGFFCGWLCPYGALLELLAAGWKRIAPKQLHRRIDAWDPGRLGRAGKYVTFLVILAVALVSLPLAEMLDEVEPFKTFILRLARPFHFVAYFAVITLVSAVVYRFFCRFVCPLGGALAIPSRKPLLPLFRWEQCKTCKICYKGCEPKAIAYETGRINYGECLQCWDCQSTGMDQGVCPELIVAKREQRTPRPLVVLALLSAATLAVGVAQAAERVVLPGTGAITAAIAAGNDGDTIRLKPGVYSESVVIDKALALVGEDGAIIDAGGRSHVVAIASPNVRLEGVTLRSSGRGDAEVSHAGVRVEQSATDAQIINNRIEQSHFGIWIHGAERALIRGNHVAGLAELQQNARGNCVHLWSARGAVIADNDLDHCRDGIYMDLSMDATVTGNTVRNSRYAIHTMWCDRGNFSDNVVADNYVGLALMFSKNLDTSRNTLHNNSTHGLLLMQVTRSRANDNVIVGNTKGLFLYNSLFNTVRGNFIARNNLGVHYWGGSEDNDISENSFMANEIQVKYVSARDQTWNGNFWGDYVGWDLNNDGRGDVPYRSNTLVDALLWKYPSAKLLLSSPAFQVLAFAEREFPVIAAPKAVDNAPHMTPVTPNWTALLDRYPAAPKNYYGTLTKLEHLPGEN encoded by the coding sequence ATGAGGACTACGACCGTCTTGGCGGCACGCCTGCTGTTGGCGCTCCTAGCCGCCAGCCCCTGGGGGCTGGCCAAGGCGCACGCACAAGTCGCCTTCGGTACCAAGAAGTACGACTACCAGCCAGCTGACGTGCTGCCTGAGGCGACCGAGTTCGAGCGCAAAGACAGCTACTGGGAGGGCTACGGCCCCGGTGCCGAGGAGCGACGCAGCCTACTCGGATACGTTTTTGTCACCGACGATCTGGTCCAGATCCCGGGCTACTCCGGCCACTCGATCAATACCCTGGTCGGCATCAATCCGGCGGGCAAGATCGTGGGCGTCAAGATCGTTCAGCACGCCGAGCCGATCGTGCTGATCGGGCTCTCCGAACAGGTGATCCACGACTTCGTGGCCCAATACGTGGGCAAGGACATCCGTGACCGCATTCTGATCAGCGACCAGCCGCACGAGGGCTACACCCGCGTCGACGGCATCAGCGGGGCGACGGTGACGGCGGTGGCCGAGAACGCCACCATCTTAGAGGCCGGCCGTACGGTCGGGCGCGCTGTCGGCATTGTCAAAGCGTACGAAGTGCGCAAGCGGCGACCGCTAAAGCAGTTTGCCCCCCACACCTGGCGGGACTTGGTGGCCGTCGGCGCCTTGGGCCAACTGGTGCTCAAGGCCGACGAGGTTGGCGGCAGCGGCTCAGAGCCGGTGCTGAACGTGAGGTTCACCGTCCTCGATCCGCCCGTCATCGGCAAGAATCTCGTCGGCGAGCGCTACTACCAAATGGTGCAAGAGCGCGTAGAGAAGGAAGGCGGCAGCGCGCTCTACATCTGCTCCGAAGGCGAGCTGTCGTTCAAAGGTGCCGGCTTCGCACGCGGCGGCATCTTCGATCGCTTCTCCATCGAGCAGGGCAAGGACCAGTTTGTTTTTCGGGACACCGATTACCTGAATCTGCCGGAGCCGCCGATCGAGGGCGCACCGGCGCTACGCGAGGGCGGGATCTTCTTCCTCAAGAACCGCAACTTCGATCCGACGCAGCCGTTCGTCTTTCACCTGACCATTCCCTATCGCGTGCAAGACCGCCGCGCTTACGGCACCTTCCTGGCGCCCTTCGAGTTGCCCGCGGCGTTCATCGAAGAGGACCTGCCATTCTGGCGCACGCGCTGGCAAGCGAGCGCACTCAACACCGTCGCCTTCGCGCTGTTCTTGCTGGTGACCGCCGCCATCTTCGCCGCGCGACAACAGCTGCTGGCCTACCGCAAACTACTGCACCGCTCGATTGCGGTGGTGGCGGCCGTATGGGTAGGGCTGGTGCTCAAGGCGCAGCCGAGTGCGACGCAAATCCTGACGCCGGCCAACGCGGCGGTGCGCCGCGTCTTTCCGTTCGAGGTGTTCCTCTCCGAGCCGATGATCTTTCTGTTCTGGATCGCCATTGCCGTCTCGCTGGTGGTCTGGGGTCGCGGCTTCTTCTGCGGCTGGCTTTGCCCTTACGGAGCGCTCTTGGAACTACTGGCGGCGGGATGGAAGCGCATCGCCCCCAAGCAGCTTCACCGCCGCATCGACGCTTGGGATCCAGGCCGGCTCGGGCGCGCCGGTAAGTACGTCACCTTCCTGGTCATCCTGGCCGTGGCCTTGGTGAGCCTGCCGTTGGCGGAAATGCTCGACGAGGTCGAGCCGTTCAAGACCTTCATCCTGCGCTTGGCTCGGCCGTTTCACTTCGTCGCCTATTTCGCCGTCATCACCCTGGTTTCCGCGGTGGTGTATCGTTTCTTCTGCCGCTTCGTCTGTCCCCTCGGCGGCGCTCTGGCCATCCCCAGCCGCAAGCCCTTGCTGCCGCTGTTTCGCTGGGAGCAGTGCAAGACGTGTAAGATCTGCTACAAGGGCTGTGAACCGAAGGCGATTGCGTACGAAACCGGTCGCATCAACTACGGCGAGTGCCTGCAATGCTGGGACTGCCAGAGCACGGGAATGGACCAAGGCGTGTGCCCTGAGTTGATCGTGGCCAAGCGCGAACAGCGGACGCCGCGCCCGCTGGTGGTGCTGGCGCTGCTGTCGGCAGCGACACTGGCTGTGGGCGTGGCCCAGGCCGCGGAGCGGGTCGTGCTTCCCGGCACCGGGGCGATCACGGCCGCCATTGCGGCCGGCAACGACGGCGACACCATTCGGCTCAAGCCGGGCGTGTACTCCGAGAGTGTGGTGATCGACAAAGCGCTGGCGCTGGTGGGCGAGGACGGGGCAATTATCGACGCCGGCGGCCGTAGCCACGTGGTCGCGATCGCGTCGCCCAATGTACGCCTCGAAGGAGTCACGCTGCGCTCGAGCGGGCGGGGCGACGCCGAGGTGTCGCACGCGGGCGTGCGGGTGGAGCAGTCAGCCACCGACGCGCAGATCATCAACAACCGCATCGAGCAGAGCCACTTCGGCATTTGGATTCACGGGGCCGAACGCGCGCTCATCCGCGGCAACCATGTCGCCGGCCTGGCCGAGTTGCAGCAAAACGCCCGCGGCAACTGCGTGCATCTGTGGAGCGCACGCGGAGCGGTGATCGCGGACAACGACCTCGATCACTGCCGCGACGGCATTTACATGGACCTGAGCATGGATGCCACGGTCACCGGCAACACCGTGCGCAACTCGCGTTACGCCATTCACACGATGTGGTGCGACCGCGGCAACTTCAGCGACAACGTCGTCGCCGACAATTACGTCGGGCTGGCGCTGATGTTCTCCAAGAACCTCGACACCAGCCGCAACACCCTGCACAACAACTCCACCCACGGCCTGCTGCTGATGCAGGTGACGCGCAGCCGCGCCAACGACAACGTCATCGTCGGCAACACTAAGGGCCTGTTCCTGTACAATTCGCTCTTCAACACCGTGCGCGGTAATTTCATTGCCCGCAACAATCTGGGCGTGCATTACTGGGGCGGCTCCGAGGACAACGACATCTCCGAGAACAGCTTCATGGCCAACGAGATCCAAGTGAAGTACGTCTCGGCGCGCGACCAAACCTGGAACGGCAACTTCTGGGGCGACTACGTCGGCTGGGACCTCAACAACGACGGCCGGGGTGATGTTCCCTACCGTTCCAACACCCTCGTCGATGCTTTGCTCTGGAAGTACCCCAGCGCCAAGCTGCTGCTCTCCAGCCCGGCCTTCCAGGTGCTCGCCTTCGCCGAGCGCGAGTTCCCGGTGATCGCCGCGCCCAAGGCGGTCGACAACGCGCCGCACATGACGCCGGTCACGCCCAACTGGACGGCGCTGCTCGACCGCTATCCGGCTGCCCCCAAGAACTACTACGGCACCCTCACCAAGCTGGAGCATCTGCCCGGGGAGAATTGA
- a CDS encoding nitrous-oxide reductase, producing MLTKGWKALRRVNPALLIGGIGGFVFALIVTGGSLAPSVEAAKTQLRTEVHPGELDDYYGFWSGGQSGEIRVIGVPSGNEIKRIPVFNADSGTGYGTTNESKVLLKGVIQGDTHHVHGSYKDGTYDGRYLFVNDKINNRVARVRIDTLETDAIMQVPHIQGAHGLFTQRAPVTEWLILNSEFQVPLPNDGKGDYFDSKKYPGMHTIIDINKMEVVAQILVPHNLDLANVDYQGRYSFATSYNTENGATVSEMLANDRDYLVVFHWGRIKEALANNKYKVVDGVKMLQGGPDSGFTLAIPIPKNPHGVNVSPDGKYAIASGKVSPTASVIDISKIEDAFNGKIQPRDCVIGEPEIGLGPLHTTFDGRGNAYTSLFIDSQVVKWNIQKAIDIYKNPSPGATAVVDRLDIHYQIGHIMASMAETKEADGKYLVALNKISKDRFINVGPIKPENDQLIDITGDKMKLLHDHSAYVEPHDCIIVRRDIIEPKVVHRVRMDEHPQATTKSSIERDGKKVTVKMTANAPVYGLQTVEVNEGDEVTFIVTNNDEIPDLTHGFAVSNYGINFIVGPYQTRSVTFVADKPGVHWIYCTNFCHALHLEMRMRLMVKAKV from the coding sequence ATGTTAACCAAAGGCTGGAAGGCCCTCAGGCGTGTAAACCCCGCTCTCCTCATCGGTGGCATCGGCGGGTTCGTGTTCGCCCTCATTGTGACCGGCGGCTCGCTCGCCCCCTCGGTCGAAGCTGCCAAGACGCAGCTGCGCACCGAGGTGCACCCGGGTGAGTTGGACGACTACTACGGGTTCTGGAGCGGCGGGCAGTCGGGCGAAATCCGCGTCATCGGCGTTCCATCCGGCAATGAGATCAAACGCATCCCGGTGTTCAACGCCGACAGCGGTACCGGCTACGGCACTACCAACGAGAGCAAGGTACTGCTGAAGGGCGTCATCCAGGGCGACACCCACCACGTGCACGGCTCGTACAAGGACGGCACTTACGACGGCCGCTACCTGTTCGTGAACGACAAGATCAACAACCGCGTCGCCCGCGTGCGCATCGACACCCTCGAAACCGACGCCATCATGCAGGTGCCGCACATCCAGGGCGCCCACGGCCTCTTCACCCAGCGCGCCCCGGTCACCGAGTGGCTGATCCTCAATAGCGAGTTTCAGGTGCCGCTGCCCAACGACGGCAAGGGCGATTACTTTGACTCCAAGAAGTACCCCGGCATGCACACCATCATCGACATCAACAAGATGGAGGTGGTGGCGCAGATCCTGGTGCCCCACAACCTCGACCTCGCCAACGTCGATTACCAAGGCCGGTACTCCTTCGCGACCTCTTACAATACCGAGAACGGCGCCACCGTCTCGGAAATGCTCGCCAACGACCGCGATTACCTGGTCGTCTTCCACTGGGGCCGCATCAAGGAGGCCCTGGCCAACAACAAGTACAAGGTGGTCGATGGCGTGAAGATGTTGCAGGGCGGCCCCGATTCCGGCTTCACTCTGGCCATCCCCATCCCCAAGAACCCGCACGGCGTCAACGTCAGCCCGGACGGCAAATACGCCATCGCCTCCGGCAAGGTTTCCCCAACCGCGAGTGTCATCGACATCAGCAAGATCGAGGACGCCTTCAACGGGAAGATCCAACCGCGCGACTGCGTCATCGGCGAGCCGGAGATCGGTCTGGGCCCGTTGCACACGACCTTCGATGGCCGCGGCAATGCTTACACTTCGCTGTTCATCGACAGCCAGGTGGTGAAGTGGAACATCCAGAAGGCCATCGACATCTACAAGAACCCCTCCCCGGGCGCGACGGCGGTGGTGGACCGCTTGGACATCCATTACCAGATCGGCCACATCATGGCTTCGATGGCCGAAACCAAGGAAGCCGACGGCAAGTACTTGGTGGCTCTCAACAAGATCTCGAAGGACCGCTTCATCAACGTCGGACCGATCAAGCCGGAGAACGATCAGCTTATCGACATCACCGGCGACAAGATGAAGCTGCTGCATGACCACTCCGCTTACGTCGAGCCCCACGACTGCATCATCGTGCGCCGCGACATCATCGAGCCCAAAGTCGTGCACCGCGTGCGCATGGACGAGCACCCGCAGGCAACGACGAAGAGCTCGATCGAGCGCGACGGCAAGAAGGTGACTGTGAAAATGACCGCCAACGCGCCCGTCTATGGCCTCCAGACGGTGGAGGTGAACGAGGGCGACGAGGTGACGTTCATTGTCACCAACAACGACGAGATCCCCGACCTGACGCACGGGTTCGCGGTCTCCAACTACGGCATCAATTTCATCGTCGGACCGTATCAGACCCGCTCAGTGACGTTCGTGGCCGACAAGCCCGGCGTCCACTGGATCTACTGCACCAACTTCTGCCATGCGTTGCATCTGGAAATGCGCATGCGACTGATGGTGAAAGCCAAGGTCTAG
- a CDS encoding c-type cytochrome, protein MRRIERRQGIVIAAGLLVAALPSLARAGDEQLVEEGKKVYDRYCVICHGAKGDGKGLIGVVHRAQKNGVVVTIYPRDFTAGMFKFRSTPTGSLPTDEDLLRTVTGGVARSGMPSHADVPLESRKAVIAYVKTFSPKWAEYKPAEPIKIDNVPDYVGTPESVKAGKELFTDAGCVKCHGAEGRGDGESADGLKDNWGDKIVPFDFTSGPLKGGTGAKEIYRTFVTGMDGTPMPSFADVLEEKQKWDVVSYCLELMKQGPGPRVAAK, encoded by the coding sequence GTGAGGCGCATCGAAAGGCGGCAGGGGATTGTTATCGCCGCCGGACTGTTGGTGGCGGCGCTCCCGAGCCTGGCGCGCGCCGGCGACGAGCAGCTGGTGGAAGAAGGCAAGAAGGTTTACGACCGCTATTGCGTCATCTGCCACGGCGCCAAGGGCGACGGCAAAGGGTTGATCGGGGTGGTGCACCGGGCGCAGAAGAACGGGGTGGTGGTCACCATCTACCCGCGTGACTTCACCGCCGGGATGTTCAAGTTCCGCAGCACACCGACGGGCTCGCTGCCGACCGATGAGGATCTGTTGCGCACGGTGACCGGCGGTGTTGCGCGCTCGGGCATGCCCTCGCACGCCGATGTCCCGCTCGAGAGCCGCAAGGCCGTGATCGCGTACGTCAAGACGTTCTCGCCGAAGTGGGCGGAGTACAAGCCCGCCGAGCCGATCAAGATCGACAACGTGCCCGACTACGTCGGCACACCCGAGTCGGTCAAGGCCGGCAAGGAGCTGTTCACGGATGCCGGGTGCGTGAAGTGTCACGGCGCCGAAGGCCGTGGCGACGGCGAGTCGGCTGATGGATTGAAGGACAACTGGGGCGACAAGATCGTACCCTTTGATTTCACTTCGGGGCCGCTCAAGGGCGGCACCGGAGCCAAGGAGATCTATCGGACTTTCGTCACCGGCATGGATGGCACCCCGATGCCCTCGTTTGCGGACGTGTTGGAAGAAAAGCAAAAGTGGGATGTGGTTTCATACTGCTTGGAGCTGATGAAGCAGGGGCCGGGGCCGCGGGTGGCCGCCAAGTAA
- a CDS encoding FAD:protein FMN transferase gives MITPRSLVLLLSLMAACARNPGEVVVRRSQPHMGTVVTLTVAIDDEAVAERAIASGFAEVSRLDQLLSNYKSTSDLSRLNAQAGTGPVSVAPELFEVTRAAVQIATRSGGAFNPLLQPVIKLWGIPEHPRVPSAAELEALRPLTDLRGLVLSEDQRTIALAQPGMALGLGGVGKGYTADRVAEVLEQSGARGGVAAIGGDIRVFGKHPDDRPWRIAVRPPQADTPPLAVVELSRGAVSTSGDYERYFEVDGVRYHHIIDPRSLMPAQGAASVTVLAPTATEADGLATAVLVMSPAEGVALVERSAHSAALILDQDRRRLASSRWPAGVESDAKFDLRDGENAY, from the coding sequence TGGTGCTGCTGCTCTCGCTGATGGCTGCGTGCGCCCGTAACCCGGGCGAGGTCGTGGTACGGCGCTCCCAGCCGCACATGGGCACGGTGGTAACGCTGACGGTGGCGATCGACGATGAAGCCGTGGCCGAGCGGGCCATCGCCAGCGGTTTCGCCGAAGTCAGCCGGCTCGATCAGCTGCTCAGCAACTACAAGAGCACCAGCGACCTCAGCCGGCTCAACGCCCAGGCGGGCACCGGTCCGGTGAGTGTCGCACCCGAGCTCTTCGAGGTCACCCGGGCGGCGGTACAAATCGCCACGCGCTCGGGCGGGGCTTTCAATCCTTTGTTGCAGCCGGTCATCAAACTCTGGGGCATACCTGAGCACCCGCGCGTGCCGTCAGCCGCAGAGCTCGAGGCGCTCCGCCCACTCACCGACCTCCGCGGTCTCGTGCTGAGTGAGGATCAGCGGACCATCGCTCTAGCGCAGCCGGGTATGGCGCTCGGACTCGGTGGCGTCGGCAAGGGATACACGGCGGATCGCGTGGCCGAAGTACTGGAGCAAAGCGGCGCGCGAGGCGGCGTGGCCGCCATCGGCGGCGACATCCGTGTGTTCGGAAAACACCCCGACGATCGTCCCTGGCGGATCGCGGTGCGCCCCCCGCAGGCAGACACCCCGCCGCTGGCCGTCGTCGAGCTGTCACGTGGTGCAGTCTCGACCTCAGGCGACTACGAGCGGTATTTTGAAGTGGATGGCGTGCGCTACCACCACATCATCGACCCGCGCAGCCTGATGCCGGCGCAGGGCGCGGCGAGCGTTACAGTCCTAGCCCCCACTGCCACGGAAGCCGACGGTCTGGCGACGGCCGTGCTGGTGATGTCGCCAGCCGAGGGCGTGGCATTAGTTGAGCGCAGCGCACACTCAGCCGCCCTAATCCTGGATCAGGACCGCCGCCGCCTGGCATCGAGCCGGTGGCCGGCCGGCGTCGAGAGCGACGCCAAGTTTGACCTGCGCGACGGAGAAAACGCTTATTGA